In Streptomyces sp. P3, one DNA window encodes the following:
- a CDS encoding SCO1664 family protein, producing MTTTDPATAALLAHGELTVRGRIREASNAALYCTIAHEGREAACVYKPVAGERPLWDFPDGTLAGREAAAYEVSEATGWGLVPPTVLREGPYGEGMCQLWIETAPEAELLALVEAEEPGPGWKAVGFAEVGEGRTALLVHADDERLRRLAVLDAVINNADRKGGHLLPTADGRLYGIDHGVAFNAENKLRTLLWGWAGEPLTGEAVEVLKSLKGALEPGGRLTAALTALITPAEIDATRARTEALLESGTHPEPSGEWPAIPWPPV from the coding sequence GTGACGACCACCGACCCCGCCACCGCCGCACTCCTCGCGCATGGTGAGCTCACCGTCCGCGGACGCATCCGTGAGGCCTCGAACGCGGCGCTGTACTGCACGATCGCCCACGAGGGCCGGGAGGCCGCCTGTGTCTACAAGCCCGTCGCCGGCGAGCGGCCGCTGTGGGACTTCCCCGACGGCACCCTCGCCGGGCGCGAGGCGGCCGCCTACGAGGTCTCCGAGGCCACCGGCTGGGGCCTCGTGCCGCCGACCGTCCTGCGGGAGGGACCGTACGGCGAGGGCATGTGCCAGCTGTGGATCGAGACGGCCCCCGAGGCCGAGCTGCTCGCCCTCGTCGAGGCGGAGGAACCCGGGCCCGGCTGGAAGGCCGTCGGGTTCGCCGAGGTCGGCGAGGGGCGCACCGCGCTCCTGGTGCACGCCGACGACGAGCGGCTCAGGCGGCTGGCCGTCCTCGACGCGGTGATCAACAACGCCGACCGCAAGGGCGGCCATCTGCTGCCCACCGCGGACGGCCGGCTCTACGGCATCGACCACGGCGTCGCCTTCAACGCCGAGAACAAGCTGCGCACCCTGCTGTGGGGCTGGGCGGGGGAGCCGCTGACCGGCGAGGCCGTGGAGGTGCTCAAGAGCCTCAAGGGCGCCCTGGAACCGGGCGGGCGGCTGACGGCCGCCCTGACCGCGCTGATCACCCCCGCCGAAATCGACGCCACGCGCGCGCGTACCGAGGCGCTGCTGGAGTCGGGCACCCACCCGGAGCCGTCCGGTGAGTGGCCGGCGATCCCCTGGCCTCCCGTGTAG
- the mshC gene encoding cysteine--1-D-myo-inosityl 2-amino-2-deoxy-alpha-D-glucopyranoside ligase, which produces MHAWPASEVPALPGQGRDLRIHDTATGGLVSLDPGPVARIYVCGITPYDATHIGHAATYNAFDLVQRVWLDTKRQVHYVQNVTDVDDPLLERAERDGVDWVALAEKETALFREDMTALRMLPPRDYIGAVEAIPGIVPLVERLRDAGAAYELEGDVYFSVESDPHFGRVSNLDAAAMRLLSAERGGDPDRPGKKNPLDPMLWMAAREGEPSWDGGSLGRGRPGWHIECVAIALDHLGMGFDVQGGGSDLAFPHHEMGASHAQALTGEFPMAKAYVHAGMVALDGEKMSKSRGNLVFVSRLRQDGVDPAAIRLTLLAHHYRADWEWTDQVLADAEARLGRWRAAVSRPDGPPAEALVDEVRAALADDLDAPAALAAVDRWAALQQERGGTDIGAPGVVSRAVDALLGVAL; this is translated from the coding sequence ATGCATGCCTGGCCCGCTTCCGAGGTCCCCGCCCTGCCTGGTCAGGGCCGCGACCTGAGGATCCACGACACCGCGACCGGCGGTCTGGTCTCCCTCGACCCCGGTCCCGTCGCCCGTATCTACGTCTGCGGCATCACGCCGTACGACGCGACCCACATCGGTCACGCGGCGACCTACAACGCGTTCGACCTCGTTCAGCGCGTGTGGCTCGACACCAAGCGGCAGGTCCACTACGTCCAGAACGTGACCGACGTCGACGATCCGCTGCTGGAGCGAGCCGAGCGCGACGGCGTCGACTGGGTCGCCCTGGCCGAGAAGGAGACGGCCCTCTTCCGCGAGGACATGACCGCCCTGCGGATGCTCCCGCCGCGGGACTACATAGGCGCCGTCGAGGCGATACCCGGGATCGTCCCGCTCGTCGAGCGCCTGCGGGACGCGGGCGCCGCCTACGAACTCGAGGGCGACGTCTACTTCTCCGTCGAGTCCGACCCGCACTTCGGCCGGGTCTCGAACCTGGACGCGGCGGCCATGCGGCTGCTGTCCGCCGAGCGCGGCGGCGACCCGGACCGCCCGGGCAAGAAGAACCCGCTCGACCCGATGCTGTGGATGGCCGCCCGCGAGGGCGAGCCCAGCTGGGACGGCGGCTCGCTCGGCCGGGGCCGCCCCGGCTGGCACATCGAGTGCGTGGCCATCGCGCTGGACCACCTCGGGATGGGCTTCGACGTGCAGGGCGGCGGCTCGGACCTCGCCTTCCCGCACCACGAGATGGGCGCCTCCCACGCCCAGGCGCTGACCGGCGAGTTCCCGATGGCCAAGGCGTACGTCCACGCCGGCATGGTCGCCCTCGACGGCGAGAAGATGTCGAAGTCCCGCGGCAACCTCGTCTTCGTCTCCCGGCTGCGGCAGGACGGCGTCGACCCCGCGGCGATCCGGCTCACCCTTCTCGCCCACCACTACCGTGCCGACTGGGAGTGGACCGACCAGGTCCTGGCGGACGCCGAGGCCCGGCTCGGCCGCTGGCGCGCCGCGGTCTCCCGGCCCGACGGGCCGCCCGCCGAGGCTCTCGTCGACGAGGTCCGGGCAGCCCTCGCCGACGACCTCGACGCCCCCGCCGCGCTGGCCGCCGTCGACCGCTGGGCCGCGCTCCAGCAGGAGCGGGGCGGCACCGACATCGGCGCACCC